The DNA region CTCAGTTTGACCGATGGGACGCATGCTGCGAACATCGCGTTGCTGGGCAACTACATTGCGTCAACCTTCGTCGCCTCCAGCGACGGCCATGGAGGTACACTCGTGGTGAACCAGCCCGTCAGCCCGGCGACGGTGCTTGCGGCCCCGCCGCATGTTGCATGATCGTTGGCCAGCAACGGCCTAAATCAAACGAGGCTTGCTTTGCCGTCCGTAGCCCGGAATGTAACGCAGAGACATCCGGGCTACGCGAGCCGCTCGATCAAATCTCGATCTCGGTGCCGAACTCCACCACCTGACCGGTCGGCACGCCAAAGAACGCCGCGGAGCGCTCGGCGTTGCGCTGCAGGAAGGCGAACAGCGATTCCCGCCACACCCACATGCCTGGAACGTCCTCGCGCGGGATGATGGTTTCACGGCCGATATAGTAGGTCACGTCGGAGAGATCGACGCCGGGCAGCTTGCCCTGCCGGCAGGCGAGCTGCAGCCCTTCGTAGATCGTCGGGTATTGCATGAAGCCGTAGTGCAGGATGATGCGGGTGATGCCCGGGCTGATCTCGTTGACGTCGGCGCGTTCCTCGTCGGGAATCCGCGGCCGCTCCTCGATCTGCACGGTGACCAACAGCACGCGCTGATGCAGCACGTGATTGTGCTTGACGAACTGGGTCAGTGCGAGCGGCACCCCGTTGGGGGCCGAGGCCAGGAACACGGCGGTGCCGGGCAGGCGGGCGCTGCACTTGTTGACCGCGGTCTCGATCAGATCCTCCTCGGGCTGGCGCAGCTTGCCGCGCGCCCTTTCGACCAGCTTGACGCCGCCGCGCCAGGTCATCATCAGGAACGCCACCGCGGCCGCAAGCAGCAGCGGGAACCAGCCGCCCTCGAGCAGTTTCTCGGTGTTCGCCGCGAAGAAGATCGCATCGATGATGAAGAAGAAGCCGTTCACCGCGATCACGATGATCGGTGAATAGCCCCACTGGATCGCGACCAGCGCAGCGAGCAGCGTGGTGATCGCCATCAACAGCGATACGGCGATGCCGTAGGCGCCGGCGAGTGCGTCCGAGGTGCCGAAGGCGAGCACGGCGCCGAGCGTTGCGGCCGCGAGCAGCCAGTTCACCAGCGGCACGTAGATCTGTCCGATCGCATCGCTCGTGGTGTGGCGGATATGCATGCGCGGCAGGAAGCCGAGCTGGATCGATTGCTGGGTCAGCGAGAACACACCGGAGATGATGGCCTGCGAGGCGATCACGGTGGCAACGGTCGCGAGCAGGACGAGCGGGTAATGCGCCCAGTCGGGGGCGAGCTGGAAGAACGGGTTGTCGATCGAGCCCGGGTCGTTGATCAGTTCACCTGCCTGGCCAAAATAGTTCAGCACCAGCGCGGGCAGGCAGATCGCGAACCAGGCGAGCCGGATCGGAAAGCGGCCGAAATGCCCCATGTCGGCATACATCGCCTCACCGCCGGTGACGGCGAGGAACGCGGCGCCGAGGATCGCAAAGCTGACGTGGAAATCCTGATGGATCAGGAAATCGAACGCATAGAACGGGCTCAGTGCGACCAGCACGCCGGGCGCCTTGACGATGCCGTGAATGCCGAGCGCTGCGAGCACCGCGAACCAGAACAGCATCACCGGGCCGAAGATCTTGCCGATGAAGCCCGTACCCTGCTTCTGCATGAAGAACAGGCCGATCAGGATCACGACGGTGAGCGGCACTACCGCAGGGGCCAGCGAGGGCGCGTCGACCTTCAGGCCTTCGATCGCCGACAGCACGGAAATGGCCGGCGTGATCGCGCCGTCGCCATAGAGCAGGGCAGCGCCGACCAGGCCGACGACCAGCAAATGGGCGCGCCAGGTGCCGGGCGCCGCGTTGCGTGCCGAGAGCAGCGCCAGCAGCGCGACGATGCCGCCTTCACCGCGGTTGTCGGCGCGCAGGATCAGCATGGCGTATTTGACTGAAATGATGAGGATCAGCGCCCACAGGATCAGCGAGACCGTGCCCAGCACGGCAGTTTGGCTGAGTGGCCCGCCATGGGCGGCGGCCTTGGCGGCTTCCTTCAGGGCGTAGAGGGGGCTGGTGCCGATGTCGCCATAGACGACACCCAGGGCACCGAGCGTGACGGCAAACGGAATCGGGCTGGTTGGAGGATGGCCAGAAGAAACGATGGCGGGCGTACTGGTCACGGCAATCCCCCGATGGCTTGCGCCCGCCGGGTCATCCGGTCGGGCGCCTTAGACGATAGTCTGCGACGGGACGTCGCAAATTACCATTGGGTTTTGTGTGACGGACTGAGCTTACACCGAACTGACGGGCCGGTTTCGGGCCCGATCGCGCCGGAGCGGCAAGGCTATCGCTTCGAGTTGCTGCGATGGGCAGCTACTTTGCATGGGGTTGTTTTCGATATTTTGGCAACGCCCCATGCAGGTCGTCGGGATTCGTCGTCTGCACCTGGACCAGTGCCCACCGTCCTCAAATCACCTACGGAGTGCGGTCGGCAGTGACGAGGCGGGCTTCGCGAACGACCGTCTTGTTGCCGGCGCTGCGCAGGCAGGAGGCTTCGAAATTCGGCCAGGCCTGCTGCGAGCACTCCTTGCCGATCGGGTGGACGTCGAGACGATCGCTCTTGGCCAGCGGCTGCGGGGTGGAGGCTGCGACCTGCGGCGCAAAGCCCGGCAGAACGGTGAGCGCGGCGGCAATGAACGCGGCAACGGCGATGGCGGAAAGTGCCTTGATCATGACGGTCCCCATATGATCGGACCCCCGGGCCCGTCGTTTCGTTGTCCAATGTCTACCGGCCGCAGGTTTCCTGGTGTCTTCGCCAGGGTGGAAAATGGTTTCATCGCCGGCCGGTTTTGTTTCGTCCGCCAGCGGCCGACGAAACATTCACCCACGTAGACGCTGGCATCCCAGGACTCGTTCACTGGACGAGCAGGTATTTATTTCGCGCGACGGACGGAACCCGGGCGGCTTGCCGGGGAGAGCCGGGCGGGTTAGGAGGGACCATGTCCCGTATCGCGCTCTATCCCGGCTCCTTCGATCCCGTCACCAACGGCCATCTCGACGTGGTCCGGCAGGCCGTCGGCCTGTGCGACCGCCTGGTCGTCGCCGTCGCCATTCATGCCGGCAAAAAGCCGCTGTTCTCGACCGAGGAACGGCTGGACATGCTGCGCGAGGTGTGCGGCCCGATCGCCCAGCAAGCGGGCTGCGCCTTCGATTGCACCACCTATGACAATCTGACGGTGACGGCGGCGCGCAAGCTCGGCGCCACCATCATGATTCGCGGCCTGCGCGACGGCACCGATCTCGACTACGAGATGCAGCTCGCCGGCATGAACGAGGCGATGGCGCCCGAGGTGCATACCGTGTTCGTTCCGGCGTCGGTCGCGGTCCGCCCGATCACCGCCACACTGGTGCGCCAAATCGCCCAGATGGGCGGCGACTTCTCTGCATTCGTGCCGTCATCAGTCGCCGCTAGCCTGAAGGCCAAGTTCGCCGGCTGATGCCGGCGGCCTGCCACACCCAGAACGTCCAGAGGTCCGGAGTTTCCATGATCCGCATTCTTGCATTCGTTGCCGCGCTGCTCTGCGTCGTGCCTGCGGTCGCGCAGCCGCTGCCTGCCAATCTCGACAAGGCCAATGCGATCGTGATCGACACCACCAAGGGCCGCATCGTCATCAAGCTGCGCACCGACATCGCGCCCCAGCATGCCGAGCGCATCAAGCAGCTGGCGCGCGAGGGCTTCTACAACAACGTGCCGTTCCATCGCGTGATGGATGGCTTCATGGCGCAGACCGGCGACGGCCAGAACTTCAACGGCACCGGCGGCTCGAAATATCCGAACCTGAAGCAGGAATTCTCGCAGGTCCCGTTCAAGCGCGGCATCGTCGGCATGGCCCGGCGCGGCGACAGTGTTGACAGCGCCAATTCGCAGTTCTTCATCATGTTCGCCGACGGATCGAGCCTCAATGGCCAGTACACCGTGGTCGGCGAGGTGGTGTCGGGCATGGACGTGGTCGACAAGCTGAAGAAGGCTCCCGCGGGCTCTCCCGGCGGCGCCGTCACCGATCCCGACAAGATGGTGAAGGTGCAGGTCGCATCCGACATCAAGTGATCGGCGATGGCGGCGCGCAGCAAACCATTTGCCTGGTTCGCCGCGCCGCTGGTGCTGTGGCTTGCGCTGACCGGATCGGCGGCGGCGGAGCCGGAGCAACTCAATACGATCCGGGACGTTGTTCTGGCGATCCATCGCTGCTGGCGGCCGCCGGCGGCGGACAAGGCCGCTCCGATCGATATTACCGTCATTGTCAGCTTCAACCGTGAGGGCGCGATCCTCGGGCATCCCAGGATCAGCTATGAATCGCAGGAGGCGACCGACAACGACCGGATCGCGTACCGGGTCGCCGTGATGGAGGCGTTGCAACGCTGCACGCCGATGCCATTTACCGAGAGCCTGGGCGGCGCGGTGGCGGGTCGTCCATTCGCGATCCCGTTCCGGAACAAGAAATATCCACCCCGAAGCCAGGAGAAGCGAGCATGGCTGCTACCGAAAATACTCTGATCCTCGAAACCACCCAGGGCCCGGTCACGATCGAAATGCGCCCGGATCTCGCGCCCGGTCACGTCGCGCGGATCAAGGAG from Bradyrhizobium sp. B124 includes:
- the coaD gene encoding pantetheine-phosphate adenylyltransferase, which produces MSRIALYPGSFDPVTNGHLDVVRQAVGLCDRLVVAVAIHAGKKPLFSTEERLDMLREVCGPIAQQAGCAFDCTTYDNLTVTAARKLGATIMIRGLRDGTDLDYEMQLAGMNEAMAPEVHTVFVPASVAVRPITATLVRQIAQMGGDFSAFVPSSVAASLKAKFAG
- a CDS encoding KUP/HAK/KT family potassium transporter; its protein translation is MPFAVTLGALGVVYGDIGTSPLYALKEAAKAAAHGGPLSQTAVLGTVSLILWALILIISVKYAMLILRADNRGEGGIVALLALLSARNAAPGTWRAHLLVVGLVGAALLYGDGAITPAISVLSAIEGLKVDAPSLAPAVVPLTVVILIGLFFMQKQGTGFIGKIFGPVMLFWFAVLAALGIHGIVKAPGVLVALSPFYAFDFLIHQDFHVSFAILGAAFLAVTGGEAMYADMGHFGRFPIRLAWFAICLPALVLNYFGQAGELINDPGSIDNPFFQLAPDWAHYPLVLLATVATVIASQAIISGVFSLTQQSIQLGFLPRMHIRHTTSDAIGQIYVPLVNWLLAAATLGAVLAFGTSDALAGAYGIAVSLLMAITTLLAALVAIQWGYSPIIVIAVNGFFFIIDAIFFAANTEKLLEGGWFPLLLAAAVAFLMMTWRGGVKLVERARGKLRQPEEDLIETAVNKCSARLPGTAVFLASAPNGVPLALTQFVKHNHVLHQRVLLVTVQIEERPRIPDEERADVNEISPGITRIILHYGFMQYPTIYEGLQLACRQGKLPGVDLSDVTYYIGRETIIPREDVPGMWVWRESLFAFLQRNAERSAAFFGVPTGQVVEFGTEIEI
- a CDS encoding peptidylprolyl isomerase, with translation MIRILAFVAALLCVVPAVAQPLPANLDKANAIVIDTTKGRIVIKLRTDIAPQHAERIKQLAREGFYNNVPFHRVMDGFMAQTGDGQNFNGTGGSKYPNLKQEFSQVPFKRGIVGMARRGDSVDSANSQFFIMFADGSSLNGQYTVVGEVVSGMDVVDKLKKAPAGSPGGAVTDPDKMVKVQVASDIK